A stretch of Sphingomonas sp. JUb134 DNA encodes these proteins:
- a CDS encoding electron transfer flavoprotein subunit alpha/FixB family protein codes for MSVLVLVEQLDGRVKDATLATLTAAAKLGDVVALVAGSDDAAAQAADAVAKVAGVTKVLLANDPAYANMLAENVAALVVPLMADHDAFLANATSIGKNVAPRVAALLDVMQISDIVSVETPDTFTRPIYAGNAVATVQSSDAKKVITVRATGFEKAATEGGNASVEPVTAAGDQGRSRFVGAETQESARPELTSAAVIVSGGRALGSEEQFHALIEPLADKLGAAIGASRAAVDAGFAPNDYQVGQTGKIVAPDVYVAVGISGAIQHLAGMKDSKTIIAINKDEDAPIFQVADVGLVGDLFQIVPELTEKL; via the coding sequence ATGAGCGTGCTGGTACTGGTCGAACAGCTCGACGGCCGCGTGAAGGACGCGACGCTCGCCACCCTCACCGCCGCCGCCAAGCTGGGTGACGTGGTCGCGCTGGTCGCCGGCAGCGACGATGCCGCCGCGCAGGCCGCCGACGCCGTAGCCAAGGTCGCGGGCGTCACGAAGGTGCTGCTGGCGAACGATCCGGCATACGCCAACATGCTGGCCGAGAATGTCGCCGCGCTGGTGGTGCCGCTGATGGCCGACCACGACGCCTTTCTCGCCAACGCCACCTCGATCGGCAAGAACGTCGCGCCGCGCGTCGCCGCGCTGCTCGACGTGATGCAGATCAGCGACATCGTCTCGGTCGAGACCCCCGACACCTTCACGCGCCCGATCTACGCCGGCAACGCGGTCGCCACCGTCCAGTCGAGCGATGCCAAGAAGGTCATCACCGTACGCGCGACCGGCTTCGAGAAAGCCGCGACCGAGGGCGGCAACGCCTCGGTCGAACCCGTCACCGCAGCCGGCGACCAGGGCAGGTCGCGCTTCGTCGGTGCCGAGACCCAGGAGTCGGCGCGTCCCGAGCTCACCAGCGCCGCGGTGATCGTCTCCGGCGGCCGTGCGCTCGGTTCGGAAGAGCAGTTCCACGCGCTCATCGAGCCGCTCGCCGACAAGCTCGGCGCCGCAATCGGCGCCAGCCGCGCCGCCGTCGACGCGGGCTTCGCACCCAACGACTATCAGGTCGGCCAGACCGGCAAGATCGTCGCCCCGGACGTGTACGTCGCGGTCGGCATCTCGGGCGCCATCCAGCACTTGGCCGGCATGAAGGATTCGAAGACCATCATCGCCATCAACAAGGACGAGGACGCCCCCATCTTCCAGGTCGCCGACGTCGGCCTGGTCGGAGACCTTTTCCAGATCGTACCCGAATTGACCGAAAAGCTGTAA
- a CDS encoding electron transfer flavoprotein subunit beta/FixA family protein has translation MKLLVPVKRVLDYNVKPRVKADGSGVDLANVKMSMNPFDEIAVEEAIRLKEKGVATEVVVVSIGEPKAQDTLRTALAMGADRAILITADVRPEPLGVAKLLAKVVEEEQPQLVILGKQAIDDDNNQTGQMLAALLGWGQGTFASKVEVEGDTANVTREVDGGLETVALPLPAIVTTDLRLNEPRYASLPNIMKAKSKPLAQKTPTDYGVDLTPRITILKVEEPAKRAAGIKVDSVDALVDKIKSLGVIA, from the coding sequence ATGAAGCTGTTGGTGCCGGTCAAGCGGGTGCTTGACTATAATGTGAAGCCGCGGGTGAAGGCGGACGGGTCGGGCGTCGATCTCGCCAACGTCAAGATGAGCATGAACCCGTTCGACGAGATCGCCGTCGAAGAGGCGATCCGCCTCAAGGAAAAGGGCGTCGCGACCGAGGTCGTGGTGGTCTCGATCGGCGAGCCCAAGGCGCAGGACACGCTGCGCACCGCGCTTGCGATGGGCGCCGACCGCGCCATCCTCATCACCGCGGACGTGCGTCCCGAGCCGCTCGGCGTCGCCAAGCTCCTCGCCAAGGTGGTCGAGGAAGAGCAGCCGCAGCTCGTGATTCTCGGCAAGCAGGCGATCGACGACGACAACAACCAGACCGGCCAGATGCTCGCCGCCCTGCTCGGCTGGGGCCAGGGCACGTTCGCGTCCAAGGTCGAGGTCGAGGGCGACACCGCCAACGTGACGCGCGAAGTCGACGGCGGCCTGGAGACGGTGGCGCTGCCGCTGCCCGCGATCGTCACCACCGACCTGCGCCTGAACGAGCCGCGCTATGCGTCGCTGCCTAACATCATGAAGGCGAAATCGAAGCCCTTGGCGCAGAAGACGCCGACCGATTACGGCGTCGACCTCACCCCGCGCATCACGATCCTCAAGGTCGAGGAACCCGCCAAGCGCGCCGCCGGCATCAAGGTCGACAGCGTCGACGCGCTGGTCGACAAGATCAAGAGCCTGGGAGTGATCGCATGA